One window of the Archangium primigenium genome contains the following:
- a CDS encoding HAD family hydrolase, whose translation MRRMRPTVLLFDIDGTLIDNAGSGRRSMDLAFQELHQRPDACESFSLSGMTDQAIVRKALEIIGVPATPEAISAVISTYLRHLAQEVLRVEDARYRLHVGMREAVDAALARPGFAVGLGTGNVREGARIKLERVGIHDRFSFGGFGCDHENRVELIRHGARSGAAQLGVPLEDCRVVVIGDTPKDVDAAKGIGASCIGVGTGHFTPAQLLDAGATHAFADFTHREALATLLGEA comes from the coding sequence ATGAGGCGCATGCGCCCCACCGTCCTCCTCTTCGATATCGACGGCACCCTCATCGACAACGCCGGCTCCGGCCGCCGCTCCATGGATCTCGCCTTCCAGGAGCTCCACCAGCGCCCCGATGCCTGTGAATCCTTCAGCCTGTCCGGCATGACGGATCAGGCCATCGTTCGCAAGGCGCTCGAGATCATCGGCGTGCCGGCCACCCCCGAGGCCATCTCCGCCGTCATCTCCACCTACCTGCGCCACCTCGCCCAGGAAGTGCTCCGGGTGGAGGACGCGCGCTACCGCCTCCACGTCGGCATGCGCGAGGCCGTCGATGCCGCGCTCGCCCGCCCCGGCTTCGCGGTGGGGCTCGGCACCGGCAACGTGCGCGAGGGCGCCCGCATCAAGCTCGAGCGCGTGGGCATCCACGACCGCTTCTCCTTCGGCGGCTTCGGGTGCGACCACGAGAACCGCGTGGAGCTCATCCGCCATGGCGCCCGCAGCGGCGCGGCCCAGCTCGGCGTCCCCCTGGAGGACTGCCGCGTCGTCGTCATCGGCGACACCCCCAAGGACGTCGACGCCGCCAAGGGCATCGGCGCGAGCTGCATCGGCGTGGGCACCGGCCACTTCACCCCCGCGCAGCTCCTGGACGCGGGCGCCACGCACGCCTTCGCGGATTTCACCCACCGCGAAGCGCTCGCCACCCTGCTCGGCGAGGCCTGA
- the rpmG gene encoding 50S ribosomal protein L33, whose amino-acid sequence MPKGNRSIISLECTTCKERNYYTTKNKRKSQDKLELSKFCPRERKHTVHKEGKV is encoded by the coding sequence ATGCCCAAGGGTAACCGCAGCATCATTTCGCTCGAGTGCACGACCTGCAAGGAGCGGAACTACTACACGACCAAGAACAAGCGGAAGAGCCAGGACAAGCTCGAGCTGAGCAAGTTCTGCCCCCGCGAGCGCAAGCATACCGTCCATAAGGAAGGTAAGGTCTAG
- the tuf gene encoding elongation factor Tu, producing the protein MSKEKFDRSLPHVNIGTIGHVDHGKTSLTAAITKVLAKTGGATFLAYDQIDKAPEERERGITISTAHVEYKTKNRHYAHVDCPGHADYVKNMITGAAQMDGAILVVSAADGPMPQTREHILLARQVGVPYIVVFLNKVDLLDDPELRELVEMEVRDLLKKYDFPGDSIPIVPGSAVKALEGDASEIGEPAILKLMEAVDSYIPTPQRATDKPFLMPVEDVFSIAGRGTVATGRVERGIIKVGEEVEVVGLKATQKTVVTGVEMFRKLLDEGRAGDNIGALVRGLKREDIERGQVIAKPGSITPHTKFKAQIYVLSKEEGGRHTPFFKGYRPQFYFRTTDVTGTVKLPDNVEMVMPGDNIAIEVELIMPVAMEKELRFAVREGGRTVGAGVVAEIIA; encoded by the coding sequence ATGTCCAAGGAAAAGTTCGACAGAAGCTTGCCGCACGTCAACATCGGCACCATCGGCCACGTTGACCACGGCAAGACGTCCCTCACGGCGGCCATCACGAAGGTGCTGGCGAAGACCGGCGGCGCGACGTTCCTCGCGTACGACCAGATCGACAAGGCGCCGGAGGAGCGCGAGCGCGGCATCACCATCTCCACGGCGCACGTGGAGTACAAGACGAAGAACCGGCACTACGCGCACGTGGACTGCCCGGGACACGCCGACTACGTGAAGAACATGATCACGGGCGCGGCGCAGATGGACGGCGCCATCCTGGTGGTGTCGGCGGCGGACGGCCCGATGCCGCAGACGCGCGAGCACATCCTGCTGGCCCGTCAGGTGGGCGTGCCCTACATCGTGGTCTTCCTGAACAAGGTGGACCTGCTGGATGACCCCGAGCTGCGCGAGCTCGTGGAGATGGAGGTGCGTGACCTCCTCAAGAAGTACGACTTCCCCGGGGACTCGATTCCGATTGTTCCGGGCAGCGCGGTGAAGGCGCTCGAGGGCGACGCGTCGGAGATTGGCGAGCCGGCGATCCTGAAGCTGATGGAGGCGGTGGACAGCTACATCCCCACGCCCCAGCGCGCCACGGACAAGCCCTTCCTGATGCCGGTGGAGGACGTGTTCTCCATCGCGGGCCGCGGAACGGTGGCCACCGGCCGCGTGGAGCGCGGCATCATCAAGGTGGGCGAGGAAGTGGAAGTGGTGGGCCTGAAGGCCACGCAGAAGACGGTGGTGACGGGCGTGGAGATGTTCCGCAAGCTGCTGGACGAGGGCCGGGCGGGCGACAACATCGGCGCGCTGGTGCGCGGCCTCAAGCGCGAGGACATCGAGCGCGGCCAGGTCATCGCCAAGCCGGGCAGCATCACGCCGCACACCAAGTTCAAGGCGCAGATCTACGTGCTCTCGAAGGAGGAGGGTGGCCGTCACACGCCGTTCTTCAAGGGCTACCGTCCCCAGTTCTACTTCCGCACCACGGACGTGACGGGCACGGTGAAGCTGCCGGACAACGTCGAGATGGTGATGCCGGGCGACAACATCGCCATCGAGGTGGAGCTCATCATGCCGGTGGCGATGGAGAAGGAACTGCGCTTCGCCGTGCGTGAGGGTGGCCGTACCGTGGGCGCCGGCGTCGTCGCCGAGATCATCGCCTAG
- a CDS encoding ATP-grasp domain-containing protein gives MKITILSRSASISSTKRLVEAARTRGHQVRVLNPVRVEMHLDGRRANLYYRRRRLPPCDVVIPRIAQSINNYGLAVVNQFAMGGMALVNTARAIAESRNKMRSLQLLSAHGIDIPATVMARDAADLKAMVGLVGGVPVLVKLLQGQEKRGVMVCESLQSLEAALEAILGLGHNLIVQQYVKHSGQDVRVLVVGGKAVAAVRRRPRVGRMSYTLNRGARLERLELTDSQREAAEKTAVLVGLEVAGVDLLDVEEGHPKVFEVNSSPALPEMESATGLDLAGTIIERAEQLATGAPAIGAPERAPAAVPPRRKRASRPRA, from the coding sequence ATGAAGATCACCATCCTGTCGCGCTCCGCCTCCATTTCGTCCACCAAGCGCCTGGTCGAGGCCGCGCGCACGCGAGGGCATCAGGTGCGGGTGCTCAATCCGGTCCGGGTGGAGATGCACCTGGATGGACGGCGGGCCAACCTCTACTACCGCCGCCGCCGATTGCCGCCGTGTGACGTGGTCATTCCGCGCATCGCGCAATCCATCAACAACTACGGCCTGGCGGTGGTGAACCAGTTCGCCATGGGGGGCATGGCGCTGGTGAACACGGCGCGGGCCATCGCCGAGTCACGCAACAAGATGCGCTCGTTGCAGTTGTTGTCGGCGCACGGCATCGACATTCCGGCGACGGTGATGGCGCGGGACGCGGCCGACTTGAAGGCCATGGTGGGCCTGGTGGGTGGGGTGCCGGTCCTGGTGAAGCTGTTGCAGGGCCAGGAGAAGCGCGGGGTGATGGTCTGCGAGAGCCTGCAATCGCTCGAAGCGGCGCTCGAGGCCATCCTGGGCCTGGGACACAACCTGATCGTCCAGCAATACGTGAAACACTCCGGGCAGGATGTGCGGGTGTTGGTGGTGGGAGGCAAGGCGGTGGCGGCGGTGCGCCGTCGGCCTCGGGTCGGACGGATGTCATACACGCTGAACCGGGGCGCGCGCCTGGAGCGGCTGGAGCTGACCGACTCCCAGCGCGAGGCGGCGGAGAAGACGGCCGTGCTGGTGGGGTTGGAGGTCGCGGGGGTGGATCTGCTCGACGTGGAGGAGGGACACCCCAAGGTCTTCGAGGTCAACAGCTCCCCGGCGCTGCCGGAGATGGAATCGGCCACGGGTCTGGACCTCGCGGGCACCATCATCGAGCGGGCCGAGCAACTGGCGACGGGGGCCCCGGCGATCGGCGCGCCCGAGCGGGCCCCGGCGGCGGTCCCTCCCCGGCGCAAGCGGGCCTCTCGGCCGCGGGCCTGA
- the secE gene encoding preprotein translocase subunit SecE yields the protein MAAASEASQQANRSGMDPKRLVVIFFLIAGLIFAFFLEHVCGLLWGRFGWSDPDIIEGLDWKVSTLLGFVIAIGIVLGIYFHPKTHVVSLDVAAELMKVTWPTLDETRASTMAVIVASIVAAILLFGIDTLAYNLMVEWIPAVWGKL from the coding sequence ATGGCAGCGGCATCCGAAGCCAGCCAGCAGGCCAACCGCTCGGGCATGGACCCGAAGCGGCTCGTGGTCATTTTCTTCCTCATCGCGGGACTCATCTTCGCGTTCTTCCTGGAGCACGTGTGCGGCCTGCTCTGGGGCCGGTTCGGTTGGAGCGATCCCGACATCATCGAGGGCCTGGATTGGAAGGTCTCGACCCTGTTGGGCTTCGTGATCGCCATCGGCATCGTGCTGGGGATCTACTTCCATCCCAAGACGCATGTCGTCTCCTTGGACGTCGCCGCGGAGTTGATGAAGGTGACCTGGCCGACCTTGGACGAGACCCGGGCGTCCACCATGGCGGTCATCGTCGCCTCCATCGTGGCGGCCATTCTCCTGTTCGGCATTGATACGCTCGCCTACAACCTCATGGTGGAGTGGATCCCGGCCGTTTGGGGGAAGTTGTAA
- the rlmB gene encoding 23S rRNA (guanosine(2251)-2'-O)-methyltransferase RlmB, with the protein MRQRPAKGSERGVERERGEQRYVYGVNPVMESLRAHADRVERLFVTEGQLAAKAAAEIFSRARDAGVRVERVPRERLASLAEGGVHQGVVAEMRSFEYAELSDLIESAADSGRAPLWVVLDGIQDPHNFGAIIRSAHALGAHGIVIAKDRAVQVTGVVAKASAGAVEHCPIARVVNVSRALEELKESGAWIAAADPHSTEPLWRARLDGPLAVVVGAEGAGVRQGVLEHCDFRLQIPMLGQVGSLNASVSAAILLYEAARQRGTARPPAGK; encoded by the coding sequence GTGCGACAGCGACCAGCGAAGGGCAGTGAGCGGGGGGTGGAGCGGGAGCGGGGCGAGCAGCGCTACGTGTACGGGGTCAACCCGGTCATGGAGTCGCTGCGGGCGCACGCGGACCGCGTGGAGCGGCTCTTCGTCACGGAGGGGCAGCTCGCGGCGAAGGCCGCGGCGGAGATCTTCAGCCGGGCACGGGATGCGGGGGTGCGGGTGGAGCGGGTGCCCCGCGAGCGGCTGGCGAGCCTGGCGGAAGGGGGCGTGCATCAAGGCGTGGTGGCCGAGATGCGGAGCTTCGAATACGCGGAACTCTCGGATCTGATCGAATCGGCCGCCGACTCGGGCCGCGCGCCCCTGTGGGTCGTGCTGGATGGCATCCAGGATCCCCACAACTTCGGCGCCATCATCCGCTCGGCGCACGCGTTGGGGGCCCACGGCATCGTCATCGCGAAGGACCGGGCGGTGCAGGTCACGGGCGTGGTGGCCAAGGCCTCGGCGGGCGCGGTGGAACACTGCCCCATCGCCCGGGTGGTCAACGTGTCGCGGGCCCTCGAGGAACTCAAGGAATCGGGCGCGTGGATCGCCGCGGCGGATCCCCACTCGACGGAGCCCTTGTGGCGGGCCCGGCTCGATGGCCCCCTGGCGGTGGTGGTGGGGGCCGAGGGAGCCGGCGTGCGCCAGGGCGTCCTGGAACACTGTGACTTCCGCCTCCAGATTCCGATGCTCGGTCAGGTCGGCTCACTCAATGCGTCCGTCTCCGCGGCCATTCTGCTATACGAGGCCGCCCGGCAGCGGGGGACAGCCCGCCCGCCCGCTGGAAAGTAG
- the rplK gene encoding 50S ribosomal protein L11, with protein MKKVTGQVKLQIPAGKANPAPPIGPALGQQGVNIMEFCKQFNAKTQAEAKEGLIIPVIITVYQDRSFTFILKTPPAAVLIKKAAGLHTEKKKGSGAKKPGKEKVGQITQKQLEEIAKKKIEDTTAGSLEAAMRTISGTARSMGIDVVG; from the coding sequence ATGAAGAAGGTCACAGGGCAGGTCAAGCTGCAGATTCCCGCCGGTAAGGCGAACCCCGCTCCTCCGATCGGCCCCGCGCTCGGTCAGCAGGGCGTGAACATCATGGAGTTCTGCAAGCAGTTCAACGCCAAGACCCAGGCGGAGGCCAAGGAAGGCCTCATCATCCCGGTCATCATCACCGTGTACCAGGATCGCTCCTTCACCTTCATCTTGAAGACGCCCCCCGCGGCCGTCCTCATCAAGAAGGCGGCGGGCCTGCACACCGAGAAGAAGAAGGGCTCGGGCGCCAAGAAGCCGGGCAAGGAGAAGGTGGGGCAGATCACCCAGAAGCAGCTGGAGGAGATCGCCAAGAAGAAGATCGAGGACACCACCGCGGGTTCCCTCGAGGCCGCCATGCGCACCATCTCGGGCACCGCCCGCTCGATGGGCATCGACGTCGTCGGCTAA
- the cglB gene encoding adventurous gliding motility lipoprotein CglB has translation MRAKLSLLSFLAVSALSGVLATACQTYDFEPVEPLAIAQTTETRVVTAKASKPNLMLLVDTSGSMTAPVDPSRPACTTGRGLCGSESNPCNTATCPTRWSELQAAMSDFLDSSGSIARIGLTTYPDQSQGDSCGATSSLSVPLPADTVEDATQLVANANQVKTRLLAIKNSSTTNEQVPVGGTPTSLSLRYVGNLADLQSASRSSFVLLLTDGLPNCNSQFADPYPSPKCFCTLTASCEGAPDIGCLDTDASVAAVQALQAKKIQTIVIGFGADFNSSSESGRRGVATLNGMADAGGFARECTTDAQCGAGDRCETSVGKCERRFYQAANRTELVNALREITDKVTVDEPCVLSFSASEQPSSEELLVVYINGERLAPGANTWNLTPAGVAFNGTTCERITNSTPSNPVNIEVRAVQRR, from the coding sequence ATGCGCGCCAAGCTGAGCCTGTTGAGCTTCCTGGCGGTGAGTGCCCTGAGCGGAGTGCTCGCCACGGCCTGCCAGACCTATGACTTCGAGCCCGTGGAGCCGCTGGCCATCGCCCAGACGACCGAGACCCGGGTCGTCACGGCGAAGGCGAGCAAGCCGAACCTGATGTTGCTGGTGGACACGTCCGGCTCCATGACGGCGCCGGTGGATCCGTCGCGGCCGGCCTGTACGACCGGCCGGGGCCTGTGTGGCTCCGAGTCCAACCCGTGCAACACGGCGACCTGTCCCACGCGCTGGAGCGAGTTGCAGGCGGCGATGTCGGACTTCCTCGACAGCAGCGGCTCCATCGCGCGCATCGGGCTCACGACCTACCCGGATCAGAGCCAGGGGGACTCGTGTGGCGCGACGTCGTCGCTCAGCGTGCCCCTGCCCGCGGACACCGTCGAGGACGCGACCCAGCTCGTCGCCAACGCCAACCAGGTGAAGACCCGGCTGCTGGCCATCAAGAACTCCTCGACCACGAACGAGCAGGTGCCGGTGGGCGGTACGCCCACGAGCCTGAGCCTGCGGTACGTGGGCAATCTGGCGGATCTGCAGTCGGCCAGCCGCTCGAGCTTCGTGCTGCTGCTGACGGACGGTCTGCCCAACTGCAACTCGCAGTTCGCGGACCCCTACCCGAGCCCCAAGTGCTTCTGCACGCTGACGGCCTCCTGCGAGGGCGCGCCGGACATCGGCTGCCTGGACACGGACGCGTCGGTGGCGGCGGTGCAGGCGCTGCAGGCCAAGAAGATCCAGACCATCGTCATCGGCTTCGGCGCGGACTTCAACTCGAGCAGCGAGTCGGGCCGCCGGGGTGTGGCGACGCTCAACGGCATGGCGGACGCGGGCGGCTTCGCGCGCGAGTGCACGACGGACGCGCAGTGCGGCGCGGGCGACCGGTGTGAGACGTCGGTGGGCAAGTGCGAGCGCCGCTTCTACCAGGCGGCCAACCGCACGGAGCTGGTGAACGCGCTGCGGGAGATCACCGACAAGGTGACGGTGGACGAGCCCTGCGTGCTGAGCTTCAGCGCCTCCGAGCAGCCCAGCTCCGAGGAGCTGCTGGTGGTCTACATCAACGGCGAGCGGCTCGCGCCGGGCGCGAACACCTGGAACCTCACGCCCGCGGGCGTGGCGTTCAATGGCACGACGTGCGAGCGCATCACGAACTCCACGCCGTCCAACCCGGTGAACATCGAGGTTCGCGCCGTCCAGCGGCGCTAG
- a CDS encoding GNAT family N-acetyltransferase: MSNPDTPQPVVISQIKTEAELFQSLAIREVVFIEEQHVPEGIERDADDAMAYHVLAFQGGHAIGTGRMVMTSEPPPGETGRWGKIGRMAVLQSHRKARVGSRLLEALETEARERRCDGVVLHSQLYALEFYKKQGYTPVGEVFDEAGIDHLEMRKRF; encoded by the coding sequence ATGTCGAACCCGGACACCCCCCAGCCGGTCGTTATTTCGCAGATCAAGACCGAGGCCGAACTCTTCCAGTCGCTCGCCATCCGCGAGGTGGTGTTCATCGAGGAGCAGCACGTCCCCGAGGGCATCGAGCGCGATGCGGACGACGCCATGGCCTACCACGTGCTGGCCTTCCAGGGCGGTCACGCCATTGGCACGGGGCGCATGGTGATGACCTCCGAGCCCCCTCCCGGCGAGACGGGGCGGTGGGGGAAGATCGGCCGCATGGCGGTGCTCCAGTCGCACCGCAAGGCGCGCGTGGGCTCGCGGCTGCTCGAGGCGCTGGAGACCGAGGCGCGCGAGCGCCGGTGCGACGGCGTGGTGCTGCACTCGCAGCTCTACGCGCTCGAGTTCTACAAGAAGCAGGGCTACACGCCGGTCGGCGAGGTCTTCGACGAGGCGGGCATCGACCACCTGGAGATGCGCAAGCGCTTCTAA
- the nusG gene encoding transcription termination/antitermination protein NusG: protein MAMKWYVVHTHSNFENQAKKSLEEQIRLKGLQEFFGEILIPMEQVVEMVKGEKKSSRRKFFPGYIFVQMEMNDRSLHLVKNTAKITGFPGVSQNEQPLPMSEAEVKRITSQISEGTLKPKPKVQFSERDTVRVIDGPFANFNGTVEEVNAEKGRVKVLVSIFGRATPVELDFMQVEKTAG from the coding sequence ATGGCGATGAAATGGTACGTGGTTCACACCCACTCGAACTTCGAGAACCAAGCCAAGAAGAGCCTGGAGGAGCAGATCCGCCTCAAGGGGTTGCAGGAGTTCTTCGGTGAAATCCTGATTCCCATGGAGCAGGTCGTCGAGATGGTGAAGGGGGAGAAGAAGTCCTCCCGTCGCAAGTTCTTCCCCGGCTACATCTTCGTGCAGATGGAGATGAACGACCGGTCCCTGCACCTGGTGAAGAACACGGCGAAGATCACGGGCTTCCCCGGCGTGTCGCAGAACGAGCAGCCCCTGCCCATGTCCGAGGCGGAAGTGAAGCGGATCACCTCGCAGATCTCCGAGGGAACGCTCAAGCCCAAGCCCAAGGTCCAGTTCTCCGAGAGGGACACCGTGCGCGTGATCGACGGTCCGTTCGCCAACTTCAATGGCACGGTGGAAGAAGTGAACGCGGAGAAGGGCCGGGTGAAGGTGCTCGTGAGCATCTTCGGTCGCGCCACCCCCGTGGAGCTCGATTTCATGCAGGTGGAGAAGACCGCCGGCTAG
- a CDS encoding HEAT repeat domain-containing protein has product MKELVVLAQSPDAAEAQRIRAIEVLALVTPPEATEHLTQLLRTPSLPPALRLTAMASLQRRVGVDALPAILPMLDDDNPQVRAPTARAIGRMGGATARGALEQRLAQEEQPEVREALQQALSDVEP; this is encoded by the coding sequence ATGAAGGAGCTCGTCGTGCTCGCCCAGAGTCCCGACGCCGCCGAGGCCCAGCGCATCCGCGCCATCGAGGTCCTCGCCCTGGTGACGCCCCCGGAGGCCACCGAGCACCTCACCCAGCTGCTCCGCACTCCGTCGCTTCCGCCCGCCTTGCGCCTGACCGCCATGGCCTCGCTCCAGCGGCGCGTGGGCGTCGACGCGCTCCCCGCGATCCTCCCCATGCTGGACGACGACAACCCCCAGGTGCGCGCCCCCACCGCCCGGGCCATCGGGCGCATGGGCGGCGCCACGGCCCGGGGCGCCCTGGAGCAACGGCTCGCCCAGGAAGAGCAGCCCGAGGTCCGCGAGGCGCTCCAGCAGGCCCTGAGTGATGTCGAGCCGTGA
- the hrpB gene encoding ATP-dependent helicase HrpB has product MADVALPIDPLLPQLVSTLRASSSLVLEAPPGAGKTTRVPRALLEAGLGQGKEIVVLQPRRLPTRLAANRVSEEIGERVGETVGYQVRFEDVRGPKTRLSFVTEGVLGRRLLSDPTLRDVSVVVLDEFHERHLSADISLALLRRLQMGPRPDLKVVVMSATLEAAPISAYLGGCPTLRSEGRRFDVSVEYLPAPDERYLDAQVLSGIKRLHANGLDGDVLVFLPGAGEIRRARDACAEFAERHDIELLPLHGDLSPAEQDRAVRKSSRRKIILSTNVAETSVTIDGVAAVIDSGLARVASHSPWSGLPILKLAKVSRASATQRAGRAGRTRSGHCLRLYTQHDFDGRPEQDAPEIRRMDLAETVLSLRASGIHDLGAFPFFEPPPAASLEAAEGLLRRLGAVSAEGRVTDVGQRLLRFPLHPRQARIIVEGERRGVGADSALLAALVGERDIRREARTQMSGPGRAAQVVAGPSDLLELLERFRQAERAQFASGRVQSLSLEAGAVQAVDRVQRQLRRAVREQGARPATPEAVEQALMLSVLAGYPDRVARRRKPRAPEVLLFGGGTAQLSETSAVQEAELMVAVDVEERPGRGAIVRLASTVEPEWLLDLYPDALEELDTLRWNAEARRVERITRLSYGNLVLEETRAPAPPSEEAARVLVEQALAAGPGRFANPEALQNWRTRVALLTQAFPEAGFPTVDDAFMRDALASLCVGARSFADLEGVSLLDALQARLTKEQARLLAQHTPEKVALPGGRQAQVNYEPGKPPWVESRLQDFFGMAQGPSVCAGRVPLVLHLLAPNMRAVQVTTDLAGFWERHYPALRKELCRKYPRHSWPEDPRHAQTPAERGRRI; this is encoded by the coding sequence ATGGCCGACGTCGCCCTTCCCATTGATCCGCTCCTGCCGCAGCTCGTCAGCACGCTGCGCGCCTCGTCCTCGCTCGTGCTGGAGGCCCCTCCGGGCGCCGGCAAGACGACCCGCGTGCCCCGCGCCCTGCTCGAGGCGGGCCTGGGCCAGGGCAAGGAGATCGTCGTCCTGCAGCCCCGGCGACTGCCCACCCGGCTCGCCGCCAATCGCGTGTCCGAGGAGATCGGCGAGCGCGTGGGCGAGACCGTGGGCTACCAGGTGCGCTTCGAGGACGTGCGCGGCCCCAAGACGCGGCTGTCCTTCGTCACCGAGGGCGTGCTCGGCCGCCGCCTGCTGTCCGACCCCACCCTGCGCGATGTCTCCGTGGTGGTGCTCGACGAGTTCCACGAGCGCCACCTGTCCGCGGACATCTCGCTCGCGCTCTTGCGCCGGCTCCAGATGGGCCCCCGGCCCGACCTGAAGGTCGTGGTGATGTCCGCCACGCTCGAGGCCGCCCCCATCAGCGCCTACCTCGGCGGCTGCCCCACCCTGCGCTCCGAGGGCCGGCGCTTCGACGTGAGCGTCGAGTACCTGCCCGCCCCCGACGAGCGCTACCTCGACGCCCAGGTGCTCTCCGGCATCAAGCGCCTGCACGCCAACGGCCTGGATGGCGACGTGCTCGTGTTCCTGCCGGGCGCGGGGGAGATCCGCCGGGCGCGCGACGCCTGCGCCGAGTTCGCCGAGCGCCATGACATCGAGCTGTTGCCCCTGCACGGTGACCTGAGCCCCGCCGAGCAAGACCGGGCCGTGCGCAAGAGCTCGCGCCGGAAGATCATCCTCTCCACCAACGTGGCCGAGACGTCCGTCACCATCGACGGGGTGGCGGCCGTCATCGACAGTGGCCTGGCGCGCGTGGCCTCGCACTCGCCCTGGTCCGGCCTGCCCATCCTCAAGCTCGCCAAGGTGAGCCGCGCCAGCGCCACCCAGCGCGCGGGCCGCGCCGGCCGTACCCGCTCCGGCCACTGCCTGCGGCTCTACACCCAGCACGACTTCGACGGCCGGCCCGAGCAGGACGCCCCCGAAATCCGCCGAATGGACCTGGCCGAGACGGTGCTCTCCCTGCGCGCCTCGGGCATCCACGACCTGGGCGCCTTCCCCTTCTTCGAGCCGCCGCCCGCCGCGTCACTCGAGGCCGCGGAGGGCCTCTTGCGCCGTCTGGGCGCCGTGTCCGCCGAGGGCCGGGTGACGGACGTGGGCCAGCGGCTGCTCCGCTTCCCCCTGCACCCGCGCCAGGCGCGCATCATCGTCGAGGGCGAGCGGCGGGGCGTGGGCGCCGACTCGGCCCTGCTGGCCGCGCTCGTGGGAGAGCGGGACATCCGCCGGGAGGCCCGCACCCAGATGTCCGGACCCGGCCGGGCCGCCCAGGTCGTGGCCGGTCCGTCCGACCTGCTGGAGCTGCTCGAGCGCTTCCGCCAGGCCGAGCGCGCCCAGTTCGCCTCGGGCCGCGTGCAGTCCCTGTCCCTGGAGGCCGGCGCCGTGCAGGCGGTGGACCGGGTCCAGCGCCAACTGCGGCGCGCCGTGCGGGAACAGGGCGCCCGGCCCGCCACGCCCGAGGCCGTGGAGCAGGCGCTGATGCTCAGCGTGCTCGCCGGCTATCCGGACCGGGTGGCCCGCCGCCGCAAGCCCCGCGCCCCCGAGGTGCTGCTCTTCGGCGGCGGCACCGCGCAGCTCTCGGAGACGAGCGCGGTGCAGGAGGCCGAGCTCATGGTCGCCGTGGACGTCGAGGAGCGCCCGGGACGGGGCGCCATCGTCCGGCTCGCCAGCACCGTGGAGCCCGAGTGGCTGCTCGACCTGTACCCCGACGCCCTCGAGGAGCTGGACACCCTGCGCTGGAACGCCGAGGCCCGGCGCGTGGAGCGCATCACCCGGCTGTCCTACGGCAACCTCGTCCTCGAGGAGACCCGCGCGCCCGCGCCACCCTCGGAAGAGGCCGCGCGCGTGCTCGTGGAGCAGGCCCTGGCCGCCGGACCGGGGCGCTTCGCGAACCCGGAGGCCCTGCAGAACTGGCGCACCCGGGTGGCCCTGCTCACCCAGGCCTTCCCCGAGGCGGGCTTTCCCACGGTGGATGACGCCTTCATGCGCGATGCGCTCGCGTCCCTGTGTGTCGGCGCCCGGAGCTTCGCGGACCTGGAGGGCGTGTCCCTGCTCGACGCGCTCCAGGCCCGGCTCACCAAGGAGCAGGCCCGGCTGCTCGCCCAGCACACCCCGGAGAAGGTGGCCCTGCCCGGCGGCCGTCAGGCCCAGGTCAACTACGAGCCGGGCAAGCCGCCCTGGGTCGAGTCCCGGCTCCAGGACTTCTTCGGCATGGCGCAGGGGCCCAGCGTGTGCGCCGGACGCGTGCCGCTCGTGCTGCACCTGCTGGCGCCCAACATGCGCGCCGTGCAGGTCACCACGGACCTGGCCGGCTTCTGGGAGCGGCACTACCCGGCCCTGCGCAAGGAGCTGTGCCGCAAGTACCCCCGGCACAGCTGGCCCGAGGATCCGCGCCACGCCCAGACGCCCGCCGAGCGCGGCCGACGCATCTGA